The following proteins are co-located in the Trichormus variabilis 0441 genome:
- a CDS encoding PAS domain-containing sensor histidine kinase encodes MITTSNQTSPESDRHPENIAKMAPVGIFHADISGNCLYVNERWCEMSGLSKKQSLGRGWQVAIYPDDLQLIEVQAQFILSRQKSYKTELRLQDPQGKITWVLSEAIAEINEDGRIVGYIGTVVDISERHQIEEALRESEERFAIMANSAPVMIWMSGLDKLCNFFNQGWLDFTGRTMAEELGNGWVEGVHPEDRERCIHTYTTAFEHREVFMMEYRLKRFDGQYRWIFDTGTPRFNSDGSFAGYIGSCVDINPRKQVEITLQQRTKQLTRLNTILAKTTTLLQQRNQELDQFAYVASHDLKAPLRAIASLSEWLEEDLADQLPEENQHQMQLLRGRVRRMEALINGLLEYSRIGRVHTELTQVNVDSLLREVIDSLQPPASFQIQIQPKMPTLVTKRVPLQQVFANLIENAIEHHTGVDGRVKISVRDLGKYYEFSVEDDGPGIPVEYHDKVFVIFQTLEPRDRKENTGIGLAIVKKIVETEGGSINLKPVSGPGSTFRFTWPKRSLE; translated from the coding sequence ATGATAACTACAAGCAATCAAACAAGTCCAGAGAGCGATCGCCACCCTGAAAATATAGCAAAAATGGCTCCCGTTGGCATATTTCACGCAGACATATCCGGTAATTGTCTTTATGTCAACGAGCGTTGGTGTGAAATGTCTGGTCTTTCTAAAAAACAGTCATTGGGTCGAGGTTGGCAAGTAGCTATTTATCCAGATGATTTGCAACTTATAGAAGTGCAAGCCCAGTTTATTTTGTCAAGACAGAAGTCATATAAAACTGAGTTGCGCTTGCAAGATCCTCAAGGCAAAATTACTTGGGTACTGTCAGAAGCAATAGCAGAAATTAATGAAGATGGGCGGATAGTCGGCTATATCGGCACAGTAGTCGATATTAGTGAACGTCACCAGATAGAAGAAGCATTGCGCGAAAGTGAAGAACGATTCGCAATTATGGCGAATAGCGCACCTGTGATGATTTGGATGTCAGGACTAGACAAACTCTGCAATTTTTTTAATCAAGGCTGGCTAGACTTCACAGGACGCACAATGGCAGAAGAATTAGGTAATGGTTGGGTAGAAGGGGTGCATCCAGAAGACCGAGAACGCTGCATTCACACATATACTACAGCCTTTGAGCATCGAGAAGTTTTCATGATGGAGTATCGCCTAAAACGTTTTGATGGACAATATCGCTGGATTTTCGATACAGGTACACCCAGATTTAATTCAGATGGTAGTTTCGCTGGTTACATAGGTTCCTGTGTTGATATTAACCCACGTAAGCAAGTCGAAATTACACTCCAACAACGAACCAAACAACTGACACGCTTAAACACTATCCTGGCGAAAACTACCACGTTGTTGCAACAACGTAATCAAGAGTTAGACCAGTTTGCTTATGTTGCATCCCATGATTTAAAAGCACCTTTACGGGCGATCGCTAGTTTATCAGAATGGTTAGAAGAAGACCTCGCTGACCAACTTCCTGAAGAAAATCAACATCAAATGCAGTTGTTGCGGGGTCGGGTGCGGCGCATGGAAGCCTTAATTAATGGTCTACTGGAATATTCGCGTATTGGCCGCGTCCACACAGAATTAACACAGGTCAATGTGGACTCATTACTCAGAGAAGTAATCGACTCGTTGCAACCACCAGCAAGTTTTCAGATTCAAATCCAGCCAAAAATGCCTACTTTAGTGACAAAGAGAGTTCCCTTACAACAGGTGTTCGCTAACTTAATCGAAAATGCCATTGAACACCACACAGGGGTCGATGGTAGGGTGAAAATTTCGGTGCGAGATTTGGGGAAATACTACGAATTTAGTGTGGAAGATGATGGCCCTGGCATACCTGTAGAATATCACGATAAGGTCTTTGTAATTTTCCAAACTCTCGAACCGCGCGATCGCAAAGAAAATACGGGAATTGGGTTGGCGATCGTCAAAAAAATTGTCGAGACGGAAGGGGGTTCCATTAATTTGAAGCCTGTCTCTGGGCCTGGAAGTACATTTCGTTTTACTTGGCCTAAACGTTCTCTTGAGTAA
- a CDS encoding response regulator transcription factor: protein MSEISIILIEDHDLTRMGLRAALQANTGIKVIGEAANATQGLKLLETAKPDVAVVDIGLPDMDGIELTRKFRRYQAESGQTHTKILILTMDHTEDAVLAAFAAGADSYYMKETSISRLTEAIQATFGGNSWIDPAIANVVLQKMRQGIPGESQSSDKPKTVKIEALPSEYEQVLETYPLTQRELEILELIVAGCSNGQIAEKLYITVGTVKTHVRNILNKLCADDRTQAAVRALRSGLVA from the coding sequence ATGAGTGAAATCAGCATTATTTTAATTGAAGATCATGACCTAACCAGAATGGGGCTAAGAGCTGCGTTACAGGCCAACACTGGCATCAAAGTAATAGGTGAAGCGGCTAATGCCACTCAAGGACTGAAACTTTTGGAAACGGCGAAGCCGGATGTAGCGGTGGTAGATATTGGCTTGCCGGACATGGATGGGATTGAACTCACTCGCAAGTTTAGGCGTTATCAAGCTGAGAGTGGGCAAACCCACACCAAGATTTTGATTCTGACAATGGATCATACCGAAGATGCAGTACTGGCGGCTTTTGCGGCTGGGGCAGACTCTTACTACATGAAAGAAACCAGCATTAGTAGGCTGACAGAAGCAATTCAAGCGACTTTTGGCGGCAACTCATGGATTGATCCAGCGATCGCTAATGTAGTATTACAGAAGATGCGCCAAGGCATCCCCGGAGAGAGCCAATCATCTGATAAGCCCAAAACCGTCAAAATTGAGGCTCTACCTTCTGAATACGAACAAGTATTAGAAACCTACCCCCTTACACAACGGGAATTAGAAATTCTAGAGTTGATTGTTGCTGGCTGTAGCAACGGTCAAATTGCGGAGAAACTTTATATTACCGTTGGTACGGTTAAAACCCACGTCCGCAACATTCTGAATAAACTCTGCGCTGATGACCGTACCCAAGCTGCTGTACGTGCTTTGCGTTCTGGCTTAGTAGCTTAA
- a CDS encoding response regulator yields MQERVINILLVEDDEVDVMNVKRAFQKVNITNPIYLADNGLEALKILRGNHTQTPNFPHERRLILLDLNMPKMGGIEFLQELRSDPQLRLTPVVVMTTSNQDKDRVEAYNLNVAGYILKPVTFSSFVEIIAALNKYWVFCEMP; encoded by the coding sequence ATGCAGGAAAGAGTGATTAACATACTATTAGTGGAGGACGATGAAGTTGATGTTATGAATGTCAAACGAGCATTCCAGAAAGTTAATATTACTAATCCTATTTACTTAGCAGATAATGGCTTAGAGGCTCTAAAGATTTTGCGCGGGAACCACACTCAAACGCCAAATTTTCCTCATGAGCGTCGCCTAATTTTGCTAGACTTAAATATGCCTAAAATGGGTGGTATTGAATTCTTGCAAGAATTAAGATCCGATCCCCAACTACGACTGACTCCCGTAGTTGTGATGACGACATCAAACCAGGATAAAGACCGTGTAGAAGCTTACAACTTAAACGTTGCTGGTTATATCCTCAAGCCCGTCACATTCTCTAGTTTTGTAGAAATAATAGCAGCACTCAATAAATATTGGGTATTCTGTGAAATGCCTTAG
- a CDS encoding P-loop NTPase fold protein, producing the protein MTIDLRGFFQATDPSRTLFLNQDTDKKYYIDFSSVRGGDIIGKLKQKITFFKPDEPTCTLFTGHIGCGKSTELIRLQAELEKLGFHVVYFESSDDLEMTDVDIADVLLAIARRVSQSLDKITLEETNKFNDLLLGAWKVLNSEVTGIKAKVPVVGDVGVSVEPAKLSLSVGIGEITTKIKSDPTLREKINQYLAPQKIKLLEAINQELLQPAIAKLKQQGKNGLVVIVDNLDRIDNRPKSWGRPQQEYLFVDQGEYLTKLNCHLVYTMPLSLKFSNDYGMLTQRFPEDPKVLPMVPLHWPDGRVHEQGMELMQQMVLARAFPDLQPEQRRDKISEIFDSADTLERLCILSGGHVRDLLRLLNSWIMEEMALPLTRNTLEQVIRSRRNEMILPISEEEWQLLRHVQHKKKVSDDHGYQKLIRSRFVFEYRDGGESWFDVNPILIGAKEMGG; encoded by the coding sequence ATGACTATAGATTTACGGGGTTTTTTTCAAGCTACAGACCCTAGTCGGACTCTATTTCTCAATCAAGACACAGATAAAAAGTACTACATTGATTTTTCCTCGGTGCGTGGCGGCGATATTATCGGTAAGCTCAAACAAAAGATTACCTTTTTTAAGCCAGATGAACCTACCTGCACTTTATTTACAGGACATATCGGCTGTGGTAAATCGACAGAACTCATCCGCTTACAGGCAGAATTAGAAAAGTTAGGCTTTCATGTGGTTTATTTTGAGTCTAGTGATGACTTAGAAATGACCGATGTTGATATCGCCGATGTGTTGTTGGCGATCGCTCGGCGTGTGAGCCAAAGTTTAGATAAAATCACTCTGGAAGAGACTAACAAATTTAATGATTTGCTACTAGGTGCATGGAAGGTTTTAAACTCTGAGGTGACGGGGATTAAAGCCAAGGTTCCCGTAGTGGGTGATGTCGGTGTTAGTGTAGAGCCAGCAAAGTTATCTTTATCTGTAGGTATTGGTGAAATCACCACCAAAATTAAAAGCGACCCCACACTCCGAGAGAAAATTAATCAATATCTCGCACCGCAAAAAATCAAGCTGTTAGAAGCGATTAATCAAGAATTATTGCAACCGGCGATCGCTAAACTCAAACAACAAGGTAAAAATGGTCTAGTTGTCATTGTCGATAACCTCGACCGCATAGATAACCGTCCTAAGTCTTGGGGTCGTCCCCAACAAGAATATTTATTTGTAGACCAAGGTGAATATCTCACCAAGTTAAATTGTCATCTAGTCTACACCATGCCCCTGTCTCTCAAATTTTCCAACGATTACGGAATGCTGACTCAGCGCTTTCCCGAAGACCCCAAAGTATTACCGATGGTTCCCTTACATTGGCCTGATGGTAGGGTGCATGAGCAAGGAATGGAGCTGATGCAGCAGATGGTATTAGCCAGAGCCTTTCCTGACTTGCAACCAGAACAACGCCGAGACAAAATTTCTGAGATTTTTGATAGTGCTGATACCTTAGAGCGTTTATGTATCTTGAGTGGTGGTCATGTGCGCGACTTGTTGCGGCTTCTGAATAGCTGGATTATGGAAGAAATGGCGCTTCCCCTCACCCGCAATACCTTAGAACAAGTTATTCGTTCCCGTCGCAACGAAATGATTTTGCCAATTTCTGAAGAAGAATGGCAATTATTACGCCACGTCCAACACAAGAAAAAAGTCAGCGATGATCACGGCTACCAAAAACTCATCCGTAGCCGTTTTGTCTTTGAATATCGAGATGGCGGCGAGTCTTGGTTTGATGTCAATCCCATTTTGATTGGTGCAAAGGAGATGGGGGGATGA
- a CDS encoding ATP-binding response regulator — protein sequence MEETLKILVVDDDEVDRMTVRRALVKAGVRMEMSEVSDGNTALSILRNTSFDCAFIDYRLPDQDGLNLIETIRSLNIKIPLVVLTSQGDEQIAVELMKAGATDYLSKFRVSSETLAQVLRNAMRLYRAEMQTAIAYQQLRESHEQLVRKNQELERQRQQIQIQNLKLLEASRLKSQFLATMSHELRTPMNAIIGFSQILLRPKFGNLTGQQADMVERILNNGKHLLMLLNEVLDFSKLEEGRLELKPELFDLTKVINAAVAEMRSLAEAKKLSLLVQIDLQNPLLVNDPVRIKQILINLLSNAIKFTDSGSIWIDVKDLPGSWVEIRVKDTGIGIASKDFKYIFEAFRQVDQSITRKYAGTGLGLAIIDSLVQMMSGKIILESQLGVGSIFTITLPRQLPLSNLSLSSSSVQDAKEMMQPDHKVHHPTAKSNPAPRKYHNLKL from the coding sequence ATGGAAGAGACGCTAAAGATTTTGGTTGTAGACGATGATGAAGTAGACCGCATGACAGTTCGCCGTGCTTTGGTTAAAGCTGGGGTACGTATGGAAATGTCAGAGGTAAGTGACGGAAACACGGCGCTCTCTATCTTAAGAAATACATCTTTTGATTGTGCCTTCATCGACTATCGTTTACCCGACCAAGACGGTTTAAACTTAATCGAAACAATTCGTAGCTTAAATATCAAAATTCCTTTAGTAGTTTTGACTTCTCAAGGTGATGAACAAATTGCCGTGGAGTTAATGAAAGCTGGTGCAACAGATTACTTATCTAAATTTAGAGTTTCATCGGAAACTTTAGCTCAAGTTTTACGTAATGCAATGCGGCTTTATCGTGCAGAAATGCAGACTGCTATTGCCTACCAACAACTGAGAGAAAGTCATGAGCAACTGGTGCGAAAAAATCAAGAATTAGAACGACAACGGCAACAAATCCAAATTCAAAACTTAAAACTATTAGAAGCATCGCGGCTGAAATCTCAATTTCTCGCTACCATGTCCCATGAATTGAGAACACCAATGAACGCGATTATTGGTTTTTCTCAGATATTGTTACGCCCTAAATTCGGCAATCTCACAGGTCAGCAAGCCGATATGGTAGAACGGATTCTGAATAATGGCAAACATTTATTGATGCTATTAAATGAAGTTTTAGACTTCTCCAAATTAGAAGAGGGAAGATTAGAACTGAAGCCAGAATTATTTGATTTAACTAAAGTAATTAACGCTGCCGTTGCGGAAATGCGCTCTCTAGCTGAGGCAAAAAAGCTGTCTTTGCTAGTGCAGATTGACTTACAAAATCCTTTGCTAGTAAATGATCCAGTAAGAATTAAACAAATTCTAATAAATTTATTATCTAATGCCATTAAGTTCACAGACTCTGGTAGTATTTGGATCGATGTAAAAGACTTACCAGGAAGTTGGGTGGAAATTAGAGTAAAAGATACAGGTATTGGCATAGCATCTAAAGATTTTAAATATATTTTTGAGGCTTTTCGACAAGTTGATCAAAGCATTACTCGCAAGTATGCAGGTACAGGTTTGGGGTTGGCAATTATCGACTCGTTAGTGCAAATGATGAGTGGTAAAATTATCTTAGAAAGTCAATTGGGAGTAGGTTCAATTTTTACAATTACATTGCCAAGACAATTGCCATTGTCAAACTTATCTCTATCTTCATCATCTGTGCAAGATGCGAAAGAAATGATGCAGCCAGATCACAAAGTACACCACCCTACGGCTAAATCCAACCCAGCCCCCAGGAAATATCATAATCTCAAGTTATAA
- a CDS encoding beta-propeller domain-containing protein, which translates to MTNDLVNNDRSVQQLAWAIDASVGQFKLILARCNYASLRDRLIKRLQEICQAEIYVLEVQQSDKTLYTAIRDEFGAEILGCVMVVGLEKVQNLAVMLSSANQVREEFRQHFHFPLVLWIDDEIYKQLIQVAPDLESWAVTRNFAIDQQQLRDFITETAHQYLHEQTKLTLHESLKLETELLAAQRDLFIDGQIDNSELAANLLSLLGLTNKNINKISAALEYYHQAGSLWQKLDLIAPQEFIFLETAFCYYIQSYKYQDINHISWNNTRRYIQEYIDFVNQIQRADLVAKSLYKLATILRNLKAWEQLEKLSQQALVIHQANNNHREIARDYACLAEVALAQENWRQANQLINQALDFISADKSENLLSAPELSLYRFIQGCSQYNLGQIPQAIANLEDAINRLNPQEDVRLYLHILSYLHNFYFTQKKYLAAYEIKQQSLSIEQQFGLRAFIGAGRLEARKQTHLETLSTTSLQDNIALEIAASGRQLDVERLIERVGRPDYKLIVIHGQSGVGKSSLINAGLVPALKKKAIGVQDNLVVVMRVYTNWLQDLTRILIKDGGQREGEPQHSSSEPQRSPSEPQHSSSEPTVPLSSSFLSSLLITKLRENEQHNLRTVLVFDQFEEFFFVYPELGQRKQFFEFLGECLHVLSVKVILSLRVDYIHYLLECNDLPEFQIIGNDILSNNVLYKLGNFSPNDTKSIIQRLTANTSFNLEPNLIDALVEDLAGELGEVRPIELQIVGAQLQTENITTLEKYRRFGTKQDLVQHYLNEVIHDCGEENQQLAEFLLYSLTDERGTRPLKTRGELERDFQQYFSTYDVESARISPTPRQKQGKITPKTSQQAVRKEQILNLQQFDLVLDIFVKSGLVVLLPEKPTDRYQLVHDYLAAFIRQQQQQKLKQVMAELDKERAQRKLSEAKLYRFLQRALFSSVAVGIGIVVLTALAVQLANEAKKQTQNAEISAGINEINALNNSSEAFFVSKQYPDALIEALKAANKLKGTPWERENSFATIQTAATLQRAIYLQPNEYKENRATEVNTLAGHENWVSSVAFAPQKRQLASGSGDKTVKIWDINSGKTLKTLSGHSDSVISIAYSPDGQQLASGSGDKTIKIWDINSGKTLKTLSGHSDSVINIAYSPNKQQLASASDDKTVKIWDINSGKSLKTLSGHSHAVRSVTYSPDGKRLASASRDKTIKIWDINSGQLLKTLSGHSDGVISIAYSPDGKHLASASSDKTIKIWDISNGQLLKTLSSHDQPVYSIAYSPNGQQLVSVSGDKTIKIWDVSSSQLLKTLSGHSNSVYSIAYSPDGKQLASASGDKTIKIWDVSISKPLKILSGHSDSVISIAYSPSEKQLASGSGDNIIKIWDVSTGQTLKTLSGHSDWVRSITYSPNGKQLASGSGDKTIKIWDVSTGQPVKTLLGHKDRVISVAYSPDGQQLASASGDTTIKIWDVNSGQLLKTLTGHSSWVRSVTYSPDGKQLASASDDKTIKIWDISSGKLLKTLSGHQDSVKSVAYSPDGKQLAAASDNIKIWDVSSGKPLKTLTGHSNWVRSVAYSPDGQQLASASRDNTIKIWDVSSGQVLKTLTGHSDWVRSIIYSPDGKQLASASGDKTIIFWDLDFDNLLHTGCNLLNNYLIAHRQVLEELPSCQTSGR; encoded by the coding sequence ATGACAAATGATTTAGTAAATAACGATCGCTCTGTGCAACAATTAGCCTGGGCGATTGATGCTTCTGTGGGACAGTTTAAGTTGATTTTGGCACGGTGTAATTATGCCAGCTTACGCGATCGCTTAATCAAAAGATTACAAGAAATTTGCCAAGCGGAAATTTATGTCTTGGAAGTACAGCAATCTGATAAAACCCTCTATACTGCCATTCGGGATGAATTTGGCGCAGAGATTCTTGGTTGTGTGATGGTTGTTGGTTTGGAAAAGGTGCAGAATTTAGCAGTGATGTTAAGTTCAGCCAATCAAGTGCGCGAGGAATTCCGCCAGCATTTTCATTTCCCTTTGGTGTTGTGGATTGATGATGAAATTTATAAACAATTAATTCAAGTTGCACCTGACTTAGAAAGTTGGGCAGTTACGAGAAATTTTGCTATTGACCAACAACAATTAAGAGATTTTATTACTGAAACGGCTCATCAATATTTGCATGAACAGACTAAACTGACTCTCCATGAATCACTAAAGCTAGAAACTGAGTTATTAGCAGCCCAAAGAGATTTATTTATAGATGGACAGATAGATAATTCAGAATTAGCGGCTAATTTATTATCATTACTGGGCTTAACTAATAAGAATATCAATAAAATTTCAGCCGCGCTAGAATATTATCACCAAGCTGGTAGTTTATGGCAAAAACTTGATTTGATTGCACCTCAAGAATTTATTTTTTTAGAGACTGCTTTTTGTTATTATATTCAAAGTTACAAATATCAAGATATCAATCATATATCTTGGAATAATACGCGGCGTTATATTCAAGAATATATTGATTTTGTTAACCAGATTCAACGTGCAGATTTAGTTGCTAAATCTCTTTATAAGTTAGCTACTATTTTACGTAATCTTAAAGCCTGGGAACAGTTAGAAAAGCTATCCCAGCAAGCTTTAGTCATTCATCAAGCAAATAATAATCATAGAGAAATTGCTAGGGATTATGCTTGTTTAGCCGAGGTAGCTTTAGCCCAAGAAAATTGGCGACAGGCAAATCAATTAATTAACCAAGCATTAGATTTTATATCAGCCGATAAATCAGAGAATCTACTTTCAGCACCAGAATTAAGCTTGTATAGATTTATTCAGGGTTGCTCTCAATATAATTTAGGGCAAATCCCCCAGGCGATCGCCAACTTAGAAGATGCTATAAATAGGTTAAATCCTCAAGAAGATGTCAGACTTTATCTGCATATTCTCAGTTATTTACATAATTTTTATTTCACTCAAAAAAAATATCTTGCAGCCTATGAAATTAAACAGCAGTCGCTTTCCATTGAACAACAATTTGGCTTGCGGGCTTTTATTGGTGCAGGAAGATTAGAAGCACGTAAGCAAACACATTTAGAAACCTTATCTACAACTTCTCTACAAGATAATATTGCCTTAGAAATTGCTGCATCTGGTCGTCAATTAGATGTAGAACGTTTAATAGAACGCGTCGGTCGCCCCGATTATAAATTGATAGTCATTCATGGGCAATCGGGCGTGGGTAAAAGTTCCCTGATTAATGCAGGTTTAGTCCCGGCTTTAAAGAAAAAAGCCATTGGTGTGCAAGATAATTTAGTCGTCGTTATGCGTGTTTACACCAACTGGCTGCAAGATTTGACGCGCATTTTGATAAAAGATGGGGGACAAAGAGAAGGAGAACCTCAACATTCTAGTTCAGAACCTCAACGTTCTCCTTCAGAACCTCAACATTCTAGTTCAGAACCTACTGTTCCCCTTTCTTCTTCCTTTCTCTCCTCATTACTCATCACCAAGTTGCGTGAAAACGAACAACACAACCTCCGCACAGTGTTAGTTTTTGACCAATTTGAGGAATTTTTCTTCGTTTACCCCGAACTTGGACAACGAAAACAGTTCTTTGAGTTTCTAGGAGAATGTCTGCACGTTCTTTCAGTGAAAGTTATTTTATCGTTGCGGGTAGATTACATCCATTATTTGCTGGAATGTAATGATTTGCCGGAATTTCAGATTATTGGTAATGACATTCTCAGTAACAACGTGCTTTATAAGTTGGGCAACTTCTCTCCCAACGATACAAAGTCTATTATCCAGCGTCTCACTGCAAATACTAGCTTTAACTTAGAACCTAATTTAATAGATGCACTGGTAGAAGACTTAGCAGGAGAATTGGGTGAAGTGCGCCCCATTGAGTTGCAAATTGTAGGAGCGCAATTACAAACCGAGAATATCACCACCCTAGAAAAATATCGGCGTTTCGGCACAAAACAAGACTTAGTACAGCATTATTTAAATGAGGTTATCCATGACTGCGGTGAAGAAAATCAGCAATTAGCGGAGTTTTTGCTGTATTCGCTGACTGATGAAAGAGGAACTCGTCCCCTAAAGACACGGGGAGAATTAGAACGAGATTTTCAGCAATATTTTTCTACTTATGATGTGGAATCTGCGCGGATTTCCCCAACCCCACGGCAAAAACAGGGCAAAATTACGCCAAAAACTTCACAACAGGCTGTGAGAAAAGAGCAAATCTTAAATCTCCAGCAATTCGATTTAGTTTTAGATATTTTCGTCAAATCTGGCTTAGTTGTGTTGCTCCCAGAAAAACCCACTGACCGTTATCAACTGGTGCATGACTATTTAGCCGCCTTTATCCGCCAGCAACAACAACAGAAATTAAAACAGGTAATGGCGGAACTAGACAAAGAAAGAGCGCAAAGAAAACTAAGTGAAGCCAAACTTTATCGCTTTCTGCAACGTGCTTTGTTTAGTTCAGTGGCTGTGGGTATAGGTATTGTTGTTTTAACCGCTTTAGCAGTGCAGTTAGCAAATGAAGCCAAAAAACAGACACAAAACGCCGAAATTAGTGCTGGAATTAACGAAATTAACGCCTTGAATAATTCTTCAGAAGCTTTTTTTGTCTCCAAACAATATCCTGATGCTTTGATAGAAGCACTAAAAGCAGCTAACAAACTCAAGGGTACACCGTGGGAGAGAGAAAACAGTTTTGCCACAATACAAACTGCGGCAACTTTACAGCGAGCTATCTACTTACAGCCCAATGAATATAAAGAAAATCGTGCCACAGAGGTGAATACTTTGGCAGGTCATGAAAATTGGGTGAGTAGTGTCGCCTTTGCCCCACAAAAACGACAGTTAGCCTCTGGTAGCGGTGATAAGACAGTTAAAATTTGGGATATCAACAGTGGTAAAACTCTAAAAACCCTCTCCGGTCATAGTGATTCCGTCATCAGCATCGCCTATAGTCCCGATGGGCAACAATTAGCTTCTGGTAGTGGTGATAAGACAATTAAAATTTGGGATATCAACAGTGGTAAAACGCTGAAAACCCTCTCCGGTCATAGTGATTCCGTCATCAACATCGCCTATAGTCCCAACAAACAACAATTAGCTTCTGCCAGTGATGATAAGACAGTTAAAATTTGGGATATTAACAGTGGTAAAAGCCTAAAAACTCTCTCTGGCCATAGTCATGCAGTGAGAAGCGTTACCTACAGTCCCGATGGAAAACGGTTGGCTTCCGCTAGTCGAGACAAGACCATCAAAATTTGGGACATCAACAGTGGTCAACTCCTGAAAACTCTTTCTGGTCATAGTGATGGGGTAATTAGTATTGCTTACAGCCCCGACGGAAAACATTTAGCCTCCGCCAGTAGCGACAAGACCATCAAAATTTGGGACATCAGCAATGGTCAACTCCTGAAAACTCTCTCCAGTCATGACCAGCCTGTTTATAGCATCGCTTACAGCCCCAATGGACAACAGTTAGTTTCTGTCAGTGGTGATAAGACCATCAAAATTTGGGATGTCAGCAGTAGTCAACTCCTGAAAACCCTCTCTGGTCACAGCAATTCAGTCTATAGTATTGCCTACAGTCCCGATGGCAAACAGTTAGCTTCCGCCAGTGGTGACAAGACCATCAAAATTTGGGATGTCAGCATCAGTAAACCCTTAAAAATACTCTCTGGTCATAGTGATTCTGTTATCAGCATCGCCTACAGTCCCAGTGAAAAACAATTAGCCTCTGGTAGTGGTGACAACATCATCAAAATTTGGGATGTCAGCACTGGTCAGACCCTCAAAACTCTTTCTGGTCATAGTGATTGGGTCAGAAGCATCACCTACAGCCCCAATGGAAAACAATTAGCCTCCGGTAGTGGCGACAAAACCATCAAAATCTGGGATGTCAGCACTGGTCAACCCGTAAAAACTCTCCTTGGTCACAAAGATAGAGTGATTAGCGTCGCCTACAGCCCCGATGGACAACAATTAGCTTCCGCCAGTGGTGACACAACAATCAAAATTTGGGATGTCAACAGTGGTCAACTTCTAAAAACTCTGACTGGTCATAGCAGTTGGGTGAGGAGTGTCACCTACAGCCCTGATGGAAAACAGTTAGCTTCCGCCAGCGACGACAAAACCATCAAAATTTGGGATATCAGCAGTGGTAAACTGCTGAAAACTCTCTCTGGTCATCAGGATTCAGTCAAAAGTGTTGCCTACAGCCCCGATGGCAAACAGTTAGCTGCCGCCAGTGATAACATCAAAATTTGGGATGTCAGCAGTGGTAAGCCCTTAAAAACTCTGACTGGTCATAGCAATTGGGTGAGAAGCGTCGCCTACAGCCCCGATGGACAACAATTAGCTTCCGCCAGTCGTGACAACACAATTAAAATCTGGGATGTCAGCAGTGGTCAAGTCCTAAAAACTCTGACTGGTCATAGCGATTGGGTGAGAAGCATCATCTACAGCCCCGATGGAAAACAGTTAGCTTCCGCCAGTGGTGACAAAACCATCATTTTCTGGGATTTGGACTTCGATAATTTATTACACACTGGTTGTAACTTACTGAATAATTACCTGATAGCCCATCGACAGGTTTTAGAAGAACTGCCATCATGCCAAACTTCTGGGCGATAG